A DNA window from Candidatus Sulfidibacterium hydrothermale contains the following coding sequences:
- a CDS encoding ABC transporter permease: MNVAYFIAKRIAPGRTEAYARPVVRIAVVSVALGLMLMIISVAIVTGFKHSVSRKVTGFAAPLQIVAFTRNESLEQSPVTLDNKFLKRLRNNPEITHIQFTAQKGGVLKTKDQIQGVVLKGVGPHYDWSFFKKNLISGKLPDVRGNKPGKQILISGKLARRLRLHTGDGVRIWFIGKNATEALGRKLVISGIYATGIEDFDNRFLIGDLRQIQHLNGWKPNQVGSIELEVNDFKKLKAIAQNIYSSIPYNLNINTIYDQYPEIFNWLDLLDTNVAVILILMILVAGVTMISTLFILIIERTAMVGLLKTLGAGNRTIQKIFLYKAAYIISWGMFWGNVLGLTFYFIQFYFRIFKLDPVNYYVSYVPVELSLSNFLLLNAGTFLLCLLILVFPSFYIVRIQPARALRYE, from the coding sequence TTGAACGTCGCTTATTTCATTGCCAAACGTATTGCCCCCGGACGCACCGAAGCTTATGCGCGTCCTGTGGTGCGTATTGCGGTGGTGAGCGTGGCGCTCGGCCTGATGTTAATGATTATTTCCGTAGCTATTGTCACCGGATTTAAACATTCGGTCAGCCGAAAAGTAACAGGTTTTGCTGCTCCGCTGCAAATTGTTGCTTTTACCCGCAACGAATCGTTGGAACAAAGTCCTGTTACGTTGGATAACAAATTTTTAAAAAGGCTGCGGAATAATCCGGAAATTACGCATATCCAGTTTACGGCCCAAAAAGGTGGTGTTTTAAAAACCAAAGACCAGATTCAGGGGGTTGTGCTCAAAGGAGTTGGCCCGCATTATGACTGGAGTTTCTTTAAAAAAAACCTGATTTCCGGGAAACTGCCTGATGTCCGGGGAAATAAGCCGGGAAAACAGATCCTGATTTCCGGGAAACTGGCCAGACGACTCCGCCTTCACACCGGCGATGGGGTGAGAATATGGTTTATCGGCAAAAATGCCACGGAAGCTCTCGGCCGGAAATTGGTTATCAGTGGAATTTATGCTACGGGAATTGAAGATTTCGATAACCGTTTTTTGATTGGCGATCTGCGGCAAATTCAGCATCTTAACGGATGGAAACCCAATCAGGTGGGGAGTATTGAATTGGAAGTCAATGATTTTAAAAAGCTTAAAGCCATCGCTCAAAATATTTATAGTAGTATCCCGTATAATTTAAACATCAATACGATATACGATCAGTACCCGGAAATTTTTAACTGGCTCGATTTATTGGATACGAATGTGGCTGTCATTCTTATTTTGATGATTTTGGTTGCGGGTGTAACCATGATCTCCACCCTGTTTATTTTAATTATTGAACGGACGGCCATGGTCGGATTGCTGAAAACGCTTGGTGCGGGAAATCGTACGATTCAAAAGATCTTTCTGTATAAAGCAGCTTATATTATCAGCTGGGGAATGTTTTGGGGAAATGTGCTGGGGCTGACTTTCTATTTTATTCAGTTTTATTTCCGGATTTTCAAATTAGACCCGGTAAATTATTATGTGTCTTATGTTCCGGTAGAATTGTCGTTATCTAATTTTTTGCTGCTGAATGCCGGAACTTTTCTGCTTTGTCTTCTTATTCTTGTTTTTCCGTCATTTTACATTGTGCGCATACAACCGGCACGAGCTTTGCGATATGAGTAA
- a CDS encoding prolyl-tRNA synthetase associated domain-containing protein, with protein MNREENRKKVLDYLEKLNIPYEIYEHPPLDTIEIALQYWKDIDATHCKNLFFRNHKGNRHYLVIIKDTTPFDIHSLEKQLHQGKLSFASEKRLVKYLGVKPGSVSLFGLINDEEHHVYVFLDEQLQQADKISFHPNDNTASVVIAFSDAMKFLKERQNGYEFINPMPVKS; from the coding sequence ATGAATCGAGAAGAAAACAGAAAAAAAGTATTGGATTATCTTGAAAAACTGAATATTCCGTACGAAATATATGAACATCCTCCGTTGGATACCATCGAAATTGCCCTGCAATACTGGAAAGATATTGATGCCACACATTGTAAGAATTTGTTCTTCAGAAATCATAAAGGAAACCGGCATTATCTGGTAATTATTAAAGATACCACGCCGTTTGATATTCATAGTCTCGAAAAGCAATTGCATCAGGGAAAATTGAGCTTTGCTTCTGAAAAACGGCTGGTGAAATATCTTGGGGTAAAACCCGGCTCGGTTTCGTTATTTGGGTTGATTAATGATGAAGAGCATCATGTATATGTATTTTTGGATGAGCAATTGCAACAGGCCGATAAAATCAGTTTTCATCCGAATGATAATACGGCCAGTGTGGTAATTGCTTTTTCGGATGCCATGAAATTTTTAAAAGAACGACAAAACGGGTATGAATTTATTAATCCCATGCCTGTAAAATCATAA
- a CDS encoding TolB family protein has translation MKNLFYAFAGTIMALLSFTACNQVQHSHHQDSAALTPDTIIHYPQEKHLAHVKQLTFGGDNAEAYFSFDDKMISFQAKNKAWGSLCDQIYYFRFADGDMKDTIPTLLSNGLGRTTCSFFMPGDTSVLYASTRSGGDACPPEPKKRKDGKYVWPIYEDFDIYVANLKGQLIDTLIKHPGYDAEATVSPQGDKIVFTSDRSGDLELYTCDIDGSHVHQVTHQLGYDGGAFFSPDGKMLVFRASRPKTPEEIKTYKQLLKQHLVMPTQMEIYTCNVDGSNLKQVTHLGKANWAPYFTPDGKHIIFSSNFAGTRGFDFNLYMCDLDGKHLERITYDNTFDAFPMFSYDGKKLIFSSSRNNRNQHGINLFIADWKP, from the coding sequence ATGAAAAACCTTTTTTACGCTTTTGCAGGAACGATTATGGCTTTATTGTCTTTTACGGCCTGTAATCAAGTTCAGCATTCGCATCATCAGGATTCTGCTGCACTTACTCCGGATACCATAATTCACTATCCTCAGGAAAAACATCTGGCCCATGTAAAACAGCTTACTTTTGGCGGTGACAATGCCGAAGCTTATTTTAGTTTTGATGATAAAATGATTTCGTTTCAGGCAAAAAATAAGGCCTGGGGCTCCCTTTGCGATCAGATTTATTATTTCCGTTTTGCCGATGGTGATATGAAAGATACCATCCCGACGTTACTCAGTAACGGATTAGGGCGGACGACCTGTTCGTTTTTTATGCCGGGCGACACGTCGGTGCTATATGCTTCTACCCGGTCGGGTGGCGATGCCTGTCCGCCCGAACCCAAAAAACGAAAAGACGGAAAATATGTCTGGCCGATTTACGAAGATTTTGATATTTATGTGGCTAACCTGAAAGGACAGTTGATCGATACGCTTATCAAACATCCGGGCTACGATGCCGAAGCCACTGTTTCCCCTCAGGGCGACAAAATTGTGTTTACTTCCGACCGGTCGGGTGATTTAGAACTTTACACCTGCGATATCGACGGCAGTCATGTGCATCAGGTTACTCATCAGCTTGGTTATGATGGCGGTGCCTTTTTTTCGCCGGATGGCAAAATGCTTGTATTCCGTGCTTCGCGTCCCAAAACGCCGGAAGAGATTAAAACGTACAAACAACTGCTGAAGCAACATTTGGTGATGCCTACCCAAATGGAAATTTACACCTGCAATGTGGACGGCAGCAACCTGAAACAGGTTACCCATCTTGGAAAAGCCAACTGGGCGCCTTATTTTACACCGGACGGCAAACATATTATTTTTAGTTCCAATTTTGCCGGAACCCGTGGTTTTGATTTCAATTTGTACATGTGCGACCTTGACGGGAAACATCTTGAACGGATTACTTACGACAACACTTTTGATGCTTTTCCGATGTTTTCGTATGATGGAAAAAAACTCATATTTTCATCCAGCCGGAACAATCGTAATCAACATGGAATTAACCTTTTTATTGCTGACTGGAAGCCCTGA